The genomic region GGCAAATCATCTTTGGCTTTTGATACATTATATGCCGAGGGTCAGCGCCGTTATGTTGAAAGCTTGTCAGCTTATGCCAGGCAATTTTTGGGTATTATGAATAAGCCAGATGTTGATTCTATCAAGGGCTTATCACCAGCGATTTCCATTGAACAAAAATCAACTTCCAGAAACCCTCGCTCCACTGTTGGCACGGTGACAGAAATATATGACTATATGCGTTTGCTTTTTGCCAGAATTGGCCAGCCCCATTGTCCTAAATGCGGTAAGGAAATCGCGTCACAAGATGTGCAGACAATATTTGAGCGGGTAATTAAAGAGGCCGAGGGTAAAAGCGTAGAAATTTTATCTTCTTTGGTACGTGGCAGAAAAGGCACTTATGAAAAAATGTTTGAAAATTTATTTAAACAGGGTTATTCCAAAGTCAGAGTGAATGGCAAAGAATATATTTTGCCTGCTCGAATTGAGCTGAATAAATTTGAAAAACATGAAATTGAAATTGTGGTTGATTCTTTTAAAGTCACCAAAGAAAATCAAAGCCGTCTTTTTGATTCCTTGGAAACAGCAGTTGATATTTCCCAGGAAGGAATTATCATGATTAAAATTAATGGTAAAGAAGTTTTATTTAATACTAAATTAGCCTGTGCAAATTGTGGCATTAACTTTGAAGAAATTCAGCCACGCATGTTTTCTTTTAATTCACCTTATGGCGCTTGCACAGAATGCCATGGCTTGGGCGGAATTTTGGAATTTGCCGAGGACTTGATTATTCCCAACCACGAACTTTCTATAATGGAAGGCGCAATCGCGCCTTGGAAAAAACAGGTTTTTGGTTTTGTGGGTCAAAAAGTTGAGGCTCTGGCCAAACATTATAAATTTGATCCGGAAATTCCCTGGAAAAAATTGCCAAAGAAAATTCAGGATGTGCTTTTATATGGTTCTGAAGAAAAAATTGATTTTGAATTAAAGTCCCGCACTTCTGAGGCTGAATATGCTTGGCAAGGATATTTTGAAGGCATTGTACCGCAATTGGAAAGATTGTATAAGCAAACTGAATCAGAAGAACGCCGCCAGGACATGGCGCGTTATATGCGCTTTAATGATTGTCCGCTTTGCCATGGCCAAAGATTAAAACCTGAAAGTTTGGCAGTAACAATTGACAAGTTTAATATTTTTGAAGTGACCGAGTTATCAATTAAAGATTGTTACAGTTTTATTGAACAGTTAAAATTAAAACCTCAACAGCAAGAAATTGCCAAGCAGATTTTAAAAGAAATTAAGTCGCGCTTAACATTTATGATTAATGTTGGCTTGGATTACTTAACTTTGGGTCGTTCAGCCAGTACTTTATCTGGCGGCGAAGCGCAAAGAATTCGTTTGGCAACACAGATTGGTTCTGAACTGCGTGGAGTTTTGTATATTTTAGATGAACCCTCAATTGGCTTGCATCAGCGCGATAATAAAAAATTAATTGCGACTTTAAAACAATTGCGTGATTTAGGAAATACTGTGATTGTGGTTGAGCATGACAAAGAAACAATGGAAAGCTGTGATTATTTAGTTGATATTGGGCCAGGCGCTGGCATTCATGGCGGTAAAGTTGTGGCTGAAGGTACATTGGAACAGGTAAAAAAAGTTAAGGACTCATTGACTGCGCAATATTTAAATGGTTTTAAAAGAATTGAAGTGCCAAAAAAACGCAGACCCTGGGTTGATTATCTGGAAATTTTTGGGGCCAAAGCCAATAATTTAAAACAATTGCGCGTGAAATTCCCTTTGCGTGTTTTAACCTGTATCACTGGTGTGTCTGGTTCTGGCAAATCAACTTTGATTAATGAAACATTATATAAAGAGCTGGCTAAGCGCTTATATCATTCCAAAGAATTACCAGGCAAGCATGAAAAATTAACCAATGTGGGTTTTATTGATAAGGCTATTATTATTGACCAGTCGCCGATTGGACGCACACCGCGTTCTAATCCTGCGACTTATACCAAGATTTTTACTGATATCCGCGATATTTTTGTGCAAACACCAGAAGCCAAAGTGCGCGGCTATAAGCCCGGCAGATTTAGTTTTAATGTGCGCGGCGGACGCTGCGAAAATTGTGAAGGTGATGGCGTGATTAAAATTGAAATGCATTTTTTGCCAGATGTGTATGTGCAGTGCGAAAAATGCAAAGGTAAGCGCTATAACCGTGAAACCTTGGAAGTGCATTTTAAAAATAAAAATATTGCTGATGTTTTGGCCATGAGCGTGGAAGAAGCCCATCAGTTTTTTATTGATATTCCTTTAATCTCGGATAAACTGCAATTACTAAAAGATGTGGGTTTGGGATACATAAAATTAGGCCAGCCAGCCACGACTTTATCTGGTGGCGAGGCGCAACGCATTAAGTTAGCCAGTGAATTAGGCAAAAGAGCAACTGGCAAAACTTTATACATTTTAGATGAGCCCACAACTGGTTTGCATTTTGATGATATTAAAAAATTACTGGAAGTTTTAAATCGTTTGGTTAATAAGGGCAATTCCGTGATTGTGATTGAACATAATTTGGATGTGATTAAAACCGCTGACTGGATTATTGATTTGGGTCCAGAGGGGGGTGATCAAGGTGGGCAAGTTGTTGCAGAAGGAACGCCAGAGCAAGTATCAAAAAATAACAATTCTTATACTGGCCATTTTCTTAGAAAAATTTTAAAATTTTAAGCCCGAAGGCCTGTCGCTCGCGAGCGACAGGCCGAAGGCGGCGATGCTGGTGGTGAAATTATTGCCGAAGGGACGTCGCTCGCGAGCGACGTCCCGAAGGCACGCCAGAACAGGTGGCGAAAGTGGCGGGGAGTTATACAGGACAGTTTTTGAAAAAATTAGTGAAATAACCCAGCCCTTCGCGAAGGGCTGGGTTTAATAAAAAAACCGCCAAGTTTTACCTTGGCGGGTTGGTTTGTTTATTTTTTAGCCTTTTGGATCCTAAATTCTTTGATCCTTTCAGCTAATTCAATAATAGCGTCAGGATCCTCACCCTTAAGATATATTCCGACAGCTTCCATTTCTCTGGCCTCTATTTCGGCTTTAACATCTGCATAATAAGCTGCCGTTTCTTCTGGAGTGAGAATCTTTACAAATGTGGTAATGCCTTGTTCATCATTATGGCAAATAAATATTTTGCCAATACGTTCCCTTTCAATTGATTCGAGAGAGCATAGCTCGTTGCGTATTTCGCTAACTAAAGATATTTCGCTACGGCTATTTTTGCCTTCATAAGGATGACCAGAATCACTACGATCATAAAAGCTAATTTTGACCAGCTGATCATTTGCCAACCCAGTGATAATTTGAGGCAGATCTTTATACTGGACTTCATGAAACTCGAGATTAGAAATCTTTTTCATCGTAATCTCCTTTTTCTACTGAGAGTTTTAAAGTTCAATCCTACTTCTGTAGGTTTGTGTCCTCTGTTTCAATTCACCTTATTTAAGATGAAGTGAATTTAGGAGGGGAGCAATTGCTTGTTCCCCATATTATCCCCCCCTTTACTCGAGATTTAGAATTTTGGCAAATTCATGAATGGTATCACGCTGGGTCTTTCTCAAGATTTCACATCGGGGATGATCAGGCGAAAAATAAAAGTAATTATTATCTTCATTAAGAAAATCTCTAATTACTTTTACGGTTGCTTTAGAAATTCTAATGTTTTCCCTGATTAATGGACTGCCATGCTCTTTATCGTGAGACGCGCCACCACACATCCAGAGTCCAAAAATCTGTGAGTTTTTTTTGTTAAAATGGACAATATTCCTGAAACAATATGTTTTGATGCCTTGAAAATCTATAAGAATAGCAACTTCTATTTCCTTCATTTTAGACTCCTTTTTTTCTTGAGTTTTAAAGTTCAAACCTACATCTGTAGGCAAGCTATTCTTTTAGCTTATATTCCAGTATAGCACATTCTAGTAATCTTGTCAAGAGTTTATGATGATAAAATGGCAAAATATTGCCTAGTAAAATCAGCTATTTACAAATATTTTGATAAATGTTATGATAAAAATATACTAAATTATTATGTTTATCAAAAATGCTTGATGAAAAGCAAAAATCAAAACTAAGCAAGAATTTAACCTCTTTAGGTCTGTCTGAAAAGGAATCCTTGGTATATTTAGCATTGATTGAATTAGGTGAAGTTGGTAGCTCAAAAATCATTATACATACAGGTTTGCATGGTCAGTATGTTTATGATGCTTTAAATAAATTAGAGGAAAAGGGCTTAATTCAGCATATTATTAAAAATGGCAGGAAAAAATTTATTGCGAAAAGCCCTAATATTCTCGTTAATCTGATTACCAGGCAACAACTACTTGCCCAGGAGACTGCTAAAAGATTGG from Patescibacteria group bacterium harbors:
- the uvrA gene encoding excinuclease ABC subunit UvrA, which produces MTNNQSRSAGEFIQIRGAREHNLKNIDLDLPINDFVVITGVSGSGKSSLAFDTLYAEGQRRYVESLSAYARQFLGIMNKPDVDSIKGLSPAISIEQKSTSRNPRSTVGTVTEIYDYMRLLFARIGQPHCPKCGKEIASQDVQTIFERVIKEAEGKSVEILSSLVRGRKGTYEKMFENLFKQGYSKVRVNGKEYILPARIELNKFEKHEIEIVVDSFKVTKENQSRLFDSLETAVDISQEGIIMIKINGKEVLFNTKLACANCGINFEEIQPRMFSFNSPYGACTECHGLGGILEFAEDLIIPNHELSIMEGAIAPWKKQVFGFVGQKVEALAKHYKFDPEIPWKKLPKKIQDVLLYGSEEKIDFELKSRTSEAEYAWQGYFEGIVPQLERLYKQTESEERRQDMARYMRFNDCPLCHGQRLKPESLAVTIDKFNIFEVTELSIKDCYSFIEQLKLKPQQQEIAKQILKEIKSRLTFMINVGLDYLTLGRSASTLSGGEAQRIRLATQIGSELRGVLYILDEPSIGLHQRDNKKLIATLKQLRDLGNTVIVVEHDKETMESCDYLVDIGPGAGIHGGKVVAEGTLEQVKKVKDSLTAQYLNGFKRIEVPKKRRPWVDYLEIFGAKANNLKQLRVKFPLRVLTCITGVSGSGKSTLINETLYKELAKRLYHSKELPGKHEKLTNVGFIDKAIIIDQSPIGRTPRSNPATYTKIFTDIRDIFVQTPEAKVRGYKPGRFSFNVRGGRCENCEGDGVIKIEMHFLPDVYVQCEKCKGKRYNRETLEVHFKNKNIADVLAMSVEEAHQFFIDIPLISDKLQLLKDVGLGYIKLGQPATTLSGGEAQRIKLASELGKRATGKTLYILDEPTTGLHFDDIKKLLEVLNRLVNKGNSVIVIEHNLDVIKTADWIIDLGPEGGDQGGQVVAEGTPEQVSKNNNSYTGHFLRKILKF